The window CGCGAGCGGCTCCCACGACGGCGCGAGAACCCAGAAATATATCAGGGACGGCAACTTAGAACAATCGCACCCGCTCAGCAACCAAAGCGAACCGAGCCCCGCTCGCGCGGTGCGCCACAGGGGCTATTTCTGACGCTCTTTCCACCACTGCGTCAAGCGCTGCCGGCCCTTGGCGTCGCGCCAGTACGCCCCAGGACAGTCGAGGCTGGCCAACGGAGAGTACATCAACACTTCCAACCCAAAAACGGTCGGCGGGATGCCCGCCCGATTCAGTAAAATCGCTGCGGCGGTGGCGCCGAGCTCGGGCGCCGTGAGCTTTTCCGGTTCTGGACGAGGGTCTTCGCTGGTGGCGGGGGTGGGCTCGCTGGGAGCGGCGGCGGGCCGGCGCATCAAGGGATCGTCGCGCTCCACCAGGCTGAACAGCCACGGGTCGACCTCGGGCCAGGGGTCGTGAACCGCGATGCACAAAGCGGCGATCCAGGGCCAATCCCACGGCGCCTGCGCCGGCGGATCGAAGAATCGCTTGGCCTGAATGGCCGCCAACAAGCCGGGCACTGCATCGTGGCGACCGCTGCGGGCCAGCATGCAGCAGACGTTTTGCAACCGGCTGACATTGCCGACAAATTGCCCCTCGGCTGGCGGATAGTGGCTGTCGTCCACTGCCATGAAGTACTTGCCGGTGAAGGCGGATACCTGGCCATCGTCCAGTTCTTCAAGCATTAAAAGCTCGGATTGCGAGAGCGGCTTTTTGGTGGCCAGGATGTGATCGAGCGTGCGGCGTGTGATGGCGGCCGCGCGCTGGGCATCGTCGCCGCGAATCAGATATTCATAGGCCATGCGGCGGCGCGGTGTGGCCAGGTTGACCAGATGGAACTGCGCGCTACCCTGCTGCGGATGCGGAAAAAAGACGCCAATCGGGTAGTCGCCCGGAGAAAGCGAGTTGCCGCTGACGCAATGCGCGCGTTCGTCGTCGACAAAGTCGAAGTGGCTGGCTCGCTGGGCGCCCTCTGGCACGCTAGGAACGCCGACAAACAGAAATTGAATGGAGACGTGCTGCGGACCTTGCCAATACTCCGCCACGAGCGTGGGGCGCGCCCAATCGAGCACCGCTTCGAGCCGCCGCGCGGCATCTGGTGTAATTCCTGGCCGGGCGATCCGTTCTTCAACGCCATGCCTCACGCGGTCCAGGTATTCATCGCGGGCCAACAGGTCGACCAACTCTTGTTGCGCGGCGTCCTGCTGCAGCGACCAACGTGGTTCGTTGGGACGAACTTGGATCAACGCGTCGAGCCAGGCGGTGAGCTGTTCGTCGCTGACCGGCGGCAACCGCCAATCCTTGGGGTCGCTGGCGAGCCAAACGCCGCGCGCCGTGTCGAGCAGGTCGCGCAGCATTCGGCGCGTGCTGGAATCGATGGTGGGGCTGCCAAGCCCCGCCTTGATGGCCGCCAGCGCCTCGCTATTGGCTTGCGGTTGTGAGGCAATCCATCGCAAGCGGGCCTGGGCGCTGGCGCGGCGGGCCGCCGAGTCGTCGTTAAGCTGCGCCACCAGTTGCGTGATGTCGCCGGCGAGCGGCAAGGGCGATGTTGGGGCCGCCGGCGCCGGCAACCGCTTGAGTAGCGGCGCCAGTCGGCTGCGCGCGTCAAACGATAGTTCGCCCGTGACCAGCGCCGCGCCCAATGCGTCGGCCGTGGATTGCTGCACCTCCTCGAGGTCGGCGATTGCCGACAATCGCGCCGTCGCAGATTGGCGCGCGTCGAAGTCGTTGGAATCTAATTGCCGCAGCAGTTCGGGAATCTCGGCAATGGCCGAGTCGCTCGCTGCGTTCGATGGTGGTTCGGCGGCGCGCAGGCACGACGAGCCAAGCAAAAGAGCAGCGGCCAGTGAGAAAACGAGCGACATGGGCCGTAGCAGCGACCGACTCCTGAGACAGTCCATTGAGCAGCCCTCGGCCGGCAAATGGCAGCAAATAAATAGAAAAAGCGGGCGAACCATGCCGTTCCATCTTACGCAAAGCGCGCGATTGGAGCCAACGCGAAGCCGCCACCGGCAATCTCCGCCGTTCTGCTGCCAGCAAGCAGCTACTATTCGAGCTTTCGGGCCGTCGCGGCCTTGTGGCGGTGGGTAAAAGTTCGCTACAAGACCCCCCGCAATTCTCTCTTGGTCGCTGGAAGGAGATGCCGGGATGCAAAAAAGGCGGACGCTGTTGTTGGGACTACTGGGGATGGCGGCCACGTTGTTAGGGGCGCTCTTGCCGGCGCGCGGCGCCGCGCCGCCTCCGAGCGGCGCAAACGGGCCGATCGACCTGCGCGACATGCTCACCAAGGGGCTCAAGGCGCGGCGGCCTGTCGAATTTCGTTACTTGAACGTGGTGGCCGACATGGTCGACACCGGCGATTTGCCAGTCAGCTTGGTGCACGGCACGTTTTTCTGGGCGCGCCAGCGCTACGACCGGCCGTTGCAATATTTTCAGCAGGCGCTGCACGTGAGAGCCAAGCGAATCGGCATCGAAGTGCCCGGCATGGATAGCGCGCTTTCCACCACGCGCCCCACGCCGCCAACGCCGGGCTTCACCGTGCCGTGATGGCCAGGCTGTTTCACAAGAGCGATATTCCGCGGTCGCCGATCTCGAACGGAATAATCTGATCGGAGCAAGCGCTGCCCCGATGCTTGGCGATGTAGAGCGCGCGCCCCATGCGATTGCCCTCGCGAACCTTGCCCAGATAGATCACCGTGTTGGCGTTGGCCAGCCAGTCCCCTTCGGCTAGGGGGCGGTCGATGAGTTGGTCTAAAATCGTTTCCACCGAGGTGTAAAGCATCACCGCGCCGATCTGGGCCGGATCGTAAAGATGCTGGCCAACCAGCGCGGCGTATTGGCGAAAATCCTGACGAAACAAGTCGCGCGCCACCCACTCGGCGTCTTTGCGCAGGATTTGGTGGTACAGATATTCGAACAGTTCAAACTGCATCGCCTCGCGGGGGCGATCGATCGGGTCGATGCCGTCGATCACCACACGCCGCGCTCCCCGCGTGAAATTGCCGTATAAAAACGCGATGCTGGTTTCCAGTTTGGCGACGATGGCCTGGCGCCAGGCGCGATCGGCGTCGAACGACAACTCGCGATCCGACAGCCGCCGGCCGCCGTAGTCGAACACGTGCAGGTAGTCGCCTGGCTCGTTGGCCGGCGCGAAGAAATCTTGGTGCGACACGCGACGATCCCCCGCCATGGCGCGCAGCGTCCAATCGAACATGCGACGGGCGTATTCGGCATGGCTCTGCGAATCGCCGCGATAGGTCATATCGAACAAGACGCCGCGTCGGCCCTCTTGCGTGTGGCCGGCGCTAGCGAATTGCAGCCCCAACTGCGTCTTGCCGACCCCCGTGGCGCCAAGCAGCACCGTGAGCGTGCCCGGCAGCAGGCCGCCCCCTAAATGTTGATCGAGAGCGGTGATGCCGGTGGAAAGTCGCTCAGGCAAGATGAACTCCTATTGGCAAACAAATGGTCGTGTGCTGTTAAATGGAGAGCATCCGATCGCGCGCGGCGATCTTGATGCGCTCCGCCGCGCGACCTCCGCGGATCACGATGGCCTCTGGATATAGCGCCACAGTTGGGCAGACGTGCCAGGGGATGGCGTACAAGCACGACCCCACCGCGTAACGAACGGCGCTGGTGGTATAGATGGTGAGATGTTCTTCGCTATGGATGACGGCGCGCGCGTCCGGAAGTTCTGGAAACAGCACGCGCGGATCGGGGTTGTCGGAGGCCACCGCCTTGTAACCCAGATCGAGGCACAACAAGTTGTCACCCGGTTTGCTCACCACGCGCGTCAGCAAGATCGCGGCATTAAGAAAATCAAGATCGCGATACTTGGTGAGGTATGCGCCGTCCCAAAAAACGGTGGTGCCGGGACTGCACTGATGATCCGAATGGCGGGCATGAATTGCAAAGCTGGGCGATCCGCCGGAGACGACCTGTGGCACGGTCATGCCGTGGGCCACGAGTCGATCTCGAAACTCGTCGACTCGATCGAACGCCCATTCGACCATTTCGGCGCGGCGAATGGGATTGGGCTCTTTGATGTGTCCGTCGTAGGCGTGCAGTCCCCCCGCGCGCAGCGTCTTGCTCTTGGACAACCGGCGATAGACGGCCTCGGCGGCGGGTCCAATCTCGATGCCGGTGCGGTGCATGCCGATATCAAGATCGAGCAGCAGCGCGACCGACACCCCCGCCTGCTCCAGGGCCTCGATCGTCGCCTCGTTGTCGACCAGCGCCGAAAACTCGGTTTTGGGAAACTGCTCGACCAGTTGCTTGAGCCGCGCGATGTTGGGCCCGACTGCCTGCATCGCCCACAGCACGTCGCGGGCGCCGCAATGGGCGATCATCTCGGCCTCGGCGAGCGTGGCGCACTTGAACGCGCGGATGCCGGCGTCGAGTTGCATGCGCACGATCTCGGCCATCTTGTGCGTCTTGACGTGCGGGCGCAGGCGTTCTGGCCCGCCGACCTCGGCCAGCATGCGACGGATGTTTTCGCGCGCGCGATCCAGGTCGACCAACAGCGCGGGGGAGGCGACTTCGGCGTCGTTTTCAATGCGAAACCAATCGGCGGACATGACGAGAGTTCCGGGCAAGAAGCGGTGCGGGATAAGGACCGCTATGGTACCAAACGCGCCGTGGCCATGCCGAGAATTGGTTGCCGCGCGACCGTTGCTTCCGGAGCGAGGTCGCTAAACCATCGCTTCCCAAGCGGCGACGAGCAGCGAAGCCGCCGCGTCGATTTCGTCCTCGCTGGTGTAGCGCCCCAGGCTCAGCCGCACCGTGCCGCGGCCAATCTCGGGCGAGAGGCCAATCGACTTGAGCGTGGCCGAAAGAGGGGTGGCGCTGCTATGGCACGCGGCGCCCGTCGAGGCATGCACCTCGGGCACGCGGCGCAGCAAGTCGGCGCCGGCCACATGGCGAAAGTTGACCGACAAAGTGTTCGGTAGTCGCTCGGCCGTAGGGGCGTTGATCGGCTGGGCCGGGTGCAGCGCGTCGAAGAGGCGATCGGCAAGTCGTTCGCGCAACTCCGCCATTCGACCAGCGTCGGCCGGCTGGCAAATGTTGGCCAGCCGCGCCGCTTCGCCTAGCGCTACGATGCCAGCGACATTCTCCGTGCCAGAACGCACGCCCGACTCTTGACCCGCTCCGTGCAGCAACGGTTCGAGCGAGACGCCGCGGCGGACATACAAGGCGCCAATGCCTTTGGGCGCGTACAGCTTGTGGCCGGCCAGTGTCAATAAGTCGACGTCCAACTCATCGGCCCGCACCGAGAGTTTGCCAACGCTCTGCGCCGCGTCGGTGTGAACTAGCACCCCTTGCGCTCGGCAGAGCTTGGCAATCTCGCCAATCGCCTGCACGGAACCGATCTCGTTGTTCGAGTGCATCACGCTCAAGAGCAAAGTGTCGTGTCGGATTGCGCGGCGCACGTCAGCGGGGTCGATGCGCCCCTGGGCGTCGCAGGCAATTGTGCTGACATCAAAACCCAGCCGCTGCAAATGCCGGGCGGGTTCGCTGACGGTCGGGTGCTCCAGCGCCGAGATGATGATGTGACCCCGCGCGGGCCAGGCCGCCAGGGCCACTCCCTTGAGCGCCAG is drawn from Pirellulales bacterium and contains these coding sequences:
- a CDS encoding recombinase RecA, whose protein sequence is MPERLSTGITALDQHLGGGLLPGTLTVLLGATGVGKTQLGLQFASAGHTQEGRRGVLFDMTYRGDSQSHAEYARRMFDWTLRAMAGDRRVSHQDFFAPANEPGDYLHVFDYGGRRLSDRELSFDADRAWRQAIVAKLETSIAFLYGNFTRGARRVVIDGIDPIDRPREAMQFELFEYLYHQILRKDAEWVARDLFRQDFRQYAALVGQHLYDPAQIGAVMLYTSVETILDQLIDRPLAEGDWLANANTVIYLGKVREGNRMGRALYIAKHRGSACSDQIIPFEIGDRGISLL
- a CDS encoding cysteine desulfurase; protein product: MRRIYLDNNATTPIADSVREALAPFLREHYGNPSSSHPLGRACHEAVEDARSRVAQLIGATADEIVFTSGGSESNNLALKGVALAAWPARGHIIISALEHPTVSEPARHLQRLGFDVSTIACDAQGRIDPADVRRAIRHDTLLLSVMHSNNEIGSVQAIGEIAKLCRAQGVLVHTDAAQSVGKLSVRADELDVDLLTLAGHKLYAPKGIGALYVRRGVSLEPLLHGAGQESGVRSGTENVAGIVALGEAARLANICQPADAGRMAELRERLADRLFDALHPAQPINAPTAERLPNTLSVNFRHVAGADLLRRVPEVHASTGAACHSSATPLSATLKSIGLSPEIGRGTVRLSLGRYTSEDEIDAAASLLVAAWEAMV
- a CDS encoding D-TA family PLP-dependent enzyme, encoding MSADWFRIENDAEVASPALLVDLDRARENIRRMLAEVGGPERLRPHVKTHKMAEIVRMQLDAGIRAFKCATLAEAEMIAHCGARDVLWAMQAVGPNIARLKQLVEQFPKTEFSALVDNEATIEALEQAGVSVALLLDLDIGMHRTGIEIGPAAEAVYRRLSKSKTLRAGGLHAYDGHIKEPNPIRRAEMVEWAFDRVDEFRDRLVAHGMTVPQVVSGGSPSFAIHARHSDHQCSPGTTVFWDGAYLTKYRDLDFLNAAILLTRVVSKPGDNLLCLDLGYKAVASDNPDPRVLFPELPDARAVIHSEEHLTIYTTSAVRYAVGSCLYAIPWHVCPTVALYPEAIVIRGGRAAERIKIAARDRMLSI